GAGGTTCTCCCGATACACGATTTCCTCGAAATCGTACTCGAGAACCGTGAAATTTTTTTTAGGTTTTCGAGTGTGGTTGACTAAAATGTACTTCAATTTATCATTCCCGTGTAAATGCTCAGCATCCTTTTGACGGGAATCTAAAACCAACGAAAATATTATGGATTCCCACTCACCACTTGCGTGAGGACAGGTTTCGTGGGAATGACTAATGAGAAAAAATTAATTTTTAGACAGCCAGGAAATAGATAATCATTGAATAGTTTTTCTAAATCGAATATGAGATCAATACTTCGTAAGCGAGATTATTTTTAGTATTTTTGCCCTCACTATGCCGAACATATCGAAGTCACTCGCTTTATTATTTATTTTTCTAATGACTTTTTTCCTAACAGAAGGATTTGGTCAGAAAATAGTCACTGCAGTTGAAATTTTTACTCCGCCTTCAATTGATGGCATGCTAAACGATTCCGTCTGGAGTTTAGCTGTACCGAATTCAGAATTTTTACAGCAGGAACCAAAAGCAGGCGAAAATCCCACATTCAAAACTGAGATAAGAATTCTTTACGATAAAGAAAACCTCTACCTCGGAATTATGTGCTACGATCCTGAGCCGGATAAAATAGTTGCACGCGAATTGAAGCGCGACGGAAATCTGCGCGGCGATGATAACATCATGATGATATTCGATACTTTTAACGACGACCGGAATGCTTATTGGTTTGGTACAAACCCGCTCGGAATGAGAGACGATGCTATTCTTTATGGGTTTGATTATCGCAGCTTCAATGAAGAATGGCATGGAATATGGGACGTGAGTTCGGCAATTGTCGACAGCGGCTGGAGCACCGAATTAGTTTTTCCATTTTCAACTTTTAAATTTCACGATAAAGACGAACAAACTTGGGGATTTAATTTACTTAGACAGATCAGAAGATTGAATGAACAAGCGATTTGGTCTGCAGCAGGGAAAAATCTTGGATTATTTCGAATTGCTTTTGCTGGTGATCTAGTAGGAATAAAAAAAATTAAAAGGGGGGATCCAATTTACATTAAGCCATTTTTAACAGGAGGGTTTCAACAAGGTGAATCGGTAAAGAAAAAAAATTTTGAGCCCGGTTTGGATATCAAGTATGGAATTACACAGAACTTCTCCCTCGATTTGACTTTCAACACGGATTTTGCTCAAGTCGAATCTGACAGAGCAAGGATCAATCTCACTCAGTTTCCGCTATTTTTTCCTGAGAAGCGGGAATTCTTTTTAGAAAACGCGAACGTTTTCGATTACACTTTTGGAGCGGGCAATAATTTATTTTACAGCAGGCGGATCGGAATTAGTGATGAAGCGCAAATCCCGATTATTGCAGGAGCAAGACTTGTTGGCAGAATCCAGAAGGTCGAGCTTGGTGTAATGAACATCCAAACCGAAAAACGTGGCGCTGAACCTACAACCAATTATGGTGTGGTTAGAATGAAATACGATCTATTCGATCAATCTTATGCCGGATTTATTTTCACTAATAAGATTTCGAAAAATAAATTCAATCGTGTTTATGCTGGGGATTTTAATTTTACTTTTAGTGAAATATTCGGCGATCAGACTATGGCAATCGGTGGTGGAGTAATGAAGTCAGAGGATACTGATGGGGGAAAAAATTCCTGGGGGAGCAAGTTCTTCATAAATTATCCAAATGATTTGATCAATTTTTTTACCAGCCATAGATATGCACAAAAAGATTTTAATCCTGGAATCGGATTTATGTACAGAACAGGCTTCCAATCTCTTGTTTTCAATTTGAAAGTCTCTCCAAGAATTAATTGGAATGAAGTTAAACGATTGAACTTCGAGCCGATTGAGTCGGATATTTATTGGAATGATAAGGGCGAGCTTTCGATTATTAGAGCAAGCTTTGTACCCATCGGTTTGTCAACTAATGCAGATGATAATCTTGAATTTAAAATCAATAGAAGATTTGATTTTTTAGAGAGCGATTTCAATATCTTCGATACAACCGTGATCCCAATCGGGAAATACTGGTACACGAGCTATGAAGTTGACCTGGAAACTTCTCGAAGCAGAAAAATCTACGGCGGAGTTGAATACAGTTTCGGAGATTATTTAACCGGAAAGAAAAAGTCTTTTTCACTGAATGTTTCCTCAATTTTGAGCAAGCATTTATCCATCTCGGCTGATTATGAAACAAATACGATTAAGCTGCGTGAAGGAATTTTCACAACTAATGAGTTCGGAACTAGAATCCGTTACGATTTCACAACGATGATCTATTCTTCTATTTTTGCTCAGTGGAATAATGAAGAAAATGAGATTAACATCAATTACCGTTTCAACTGGCAGCCAAAGATTGGGAGCGATTTCTATCTCGTTGTGAATCATATGCTGTCAACGGGAAGAAAATTCCGCACGAAAGATATTGCAATCCTTGCAAAGATAGTTTGGCTGTTTGTGATTTAGAGGGCTGCAGAAAGATGCCATCCCGGTTTGTTGAGATGGCATCTTTTCTAATGAAAAATTATTTCAGCAGTATCATCTTCTTCAGCTCGGAAAATTTTCCGGCTGTCAGTTTATAAAAATACACTCCACTTGATAGGTTATTTGCAGCAGAAAATTTAACTAAATGTTTTCCTGCTTGTTTAAACTCATTCACTAAGGTTTGAACTTCTCTTCCTAGAACATCATAAACTTTTAGAGTTACAAAGCTCGGCTTTTGTAATTCATAGCTTATAACAGTAGATGGATTAAACGGATTCGGATAGTTTTGATACAGAGAATATGAGTGAATTGAGAACGATTCATCGTCAACTGATGTAACTCCAGTAACTCCATTTTCATTATATATAGCAAGACCATGTGAAAACGTCCCTATCCACTTATTATTAAATCTATCAATCTTCATTGATATTATGCTCCAAGGGTTAGTAACATCCGGAAATGTCGTGAAAGTAGTTCCATCAAATTTAACTAAACCACGATCCGTTCCAATCCATAAGTTATTATCTTTGTCCACAGTAATAACATTTATAAAATTATTTGGCATTGGGGAGTTAGAAGTATTGTATGAAATAAATGTACTGTCGTTTACCCATTTCAGTAATCCTTGATCTGCAGTGCCTAACCATCTAACTCCGTTCAGATCTTTTGCGAAAGAAAAAAATCTTTGTGATGGCATCGTGGTATTAGTCGTATCGAATATTTTCCAAGTATCATTATATAAAAGTACGAGCCCTTTATAAGAACAAATCCATAATGAATCCCCCTCCTTCTTCACTTGTCCCCCATATCCAGTTGGCATAGGTGAATTGATTGGACTAAAAAGTGTAAAATTAGAATTATCAAACTTTATCAAGCCATAACGTGTTGGGGAGAACGACCATTTATTACCGTTATTATCAATTTCCATTTGTGGGAATTTTGTATATCCCATAGCTCCAATTCCTTCATACTTATATACATTCCAATTAATTCCATCAAATTTATAAAATCGGTAGCCATGGTCTATCCAATTACAATTTGAACTATCCACTTTTACCGCAGTAAATTGCCATGGGAGTGTGTCTCTTACAGAGATGTTCCAGTGAGTCCAGTTTATTCCATCATATTTAAGTAAACCAGAGTGAAAACCATATAAAGAGTAACCGATCCAAAAATTGTCATAGTTATCAATTTCTATTGAGTTAACTATGTCAAATTCTAAATCCGAATTAACTCTATTAATAAACAACCATTGATTTGTTTGCGCGAGATTTATGTTTGTTAAAAATAATAGCAACAAAATTATAACTTTTAATTTCATTGTATATCTCCTTTTGTATTTAGTATAAACTTAAATAAAGAAGTAAATAGATATTTTCTCTATTTACCTAATAACTATCATCTTTTTAATATCATAAAAATCACCAACATTAATTTTATAAAAGTAAACTCCACTTGTTAGATTACTTGCTTCAAATTCAATTTGATATTTACCTTGTAATTTGAACTCATTCACTAAAGTTTTTATCTTTCTTCCCAAAAAATCATATAGATTTATTGTCACAAAGCCTTCTATAGGCAAATAGTAACTGATGAATGTTGTTGGATTACCCGAATGGGTGGCTTCGCCAAATGGATTGGGATAATTTTGATTTAAAGTAAAAACTACTGGTGAACCTCCGACAGCTTTTTTCTGTAATTCTGGATCGATCAAAATAGATTCAATATTTGAATACGCTGCAGATAAAATTGTACCGTTCAATCCACGTACTTTATAACTTATTTGTTGTGTTTGATTACCCCCTGGCCAAGTTATCTCATTATCAATAAAAGTATTTGTAAGCGAGGTGCATCTATCTACCCAATCACCATCCCCTGATTTTCTTTTAATTGGAAAGCCCGTGTTAAATTCATCTGATGACCATGTAAGTATTGGATGCTGTGTTCCGGGTTCGAAAGATATCTCTAAGTTATATGGAGAGGGAGGTTCGAAATAAATTGTCAGAGGGGAATTATTATAGTTCTTAATTTCCCACACGTTTAGTGTATCCCCTGATGAAT
This genomic window from Ignavibacteria bacterium contains:
- a CDS encoding carbohydrate binding family 9 domain-containing protein; protein product: MTFFLTEGFGQKIVTAVEIFTPPSIDGMLNDSVWSLAVPNSEFLQQEPKAGENPTFKTEIRILYDKENLYLGIMCYDPEPDKIVARELKRDGNLRGDDNIMMIFDTFNDDRNAYWFGTNPLGMRDDAILYGFDYRSFNEEWHGIWDVSSAIVDSGWSTELVFPFSTFKFHDKDEQTWGFNLLRQIRRLNEQAIWSAAGKNLGLFRIAFAGDLVGIKKIKRGDPIYIKPFLTGGFQQGESVKKKNFEPGLDIKYGITQNFSLDLTFNTDFAQVESDRARINLTQFPLFFPEKREFFLENANVFDYTFGAGNNLFYSRRIGISDEAQIPIIAGARLVGRIQKVELGVMNIQTEKRGAEPTTNYGVVRMKYDLFDQSYAGFIFTNKISKNKFNRVYAGDFNFTFSEIFGDQTMAIGGGVMKSEDTDGGKNSWGSKFFINYPNDLINFFTSHRYAQKDFNPGIGFMYRTGFQSLVFNLKVSPRINWNEVKRLNFEPIESDIYWNDKGELSIIRASFVPIGLSTNADDNLEFKINRRFDFLESDFNIFDTTVIPIGKYWYTSYEVDLETSRSRKIYGGVEYSFGDYLTGKKKSFSLNVSSILSKHLSISADYETNTIKLREGIFTTNEFGTRIRYDFTTMIYSSIFAQWNNEENEININYRFNWQPKIGSDFYLVVNHMLSTGRKFRTKDIAILAKIVWLFVI
- a CDS encoding T9SS type A sorting domain-containing protein; amino-acid sequence: MPNNFINVITVDKDNNLWIGTDRGLVKFDGTTFTTFPDVTNPWSIISMKIDRFNNKWIGTFSHGLAIYNENGVTGVTSVDDESFSIHSYSLYQNYPNPFNPSTVISYELQKPSFVTLKVYDVLGREVQTLVNEFKQAGKHLVKFSAANNLSSGVYFYKLTAGKFSELKKMILLK
- a CDS encoding T9SS type A sorting domain-containing protein, which produces MLGGGIKHFLIAILIFSLYKISFSQELVTEGALFVGTFGVGVNEQITYTITSQKTTWEKQSTSYFPITSNSNLISSSLITTGISDTSDPSKWDCWFSHSIPPGENTPEIAFGLYKVTTSKSPYSKSPYVYFYYDTRDNHYGDQNPDVFIKFVFGTPNRLFYSPNASDWTEYSSGDTLNVWEIKNYNNSPLTIYFEPPSPYNLEISFEPGTQHPILTWSSDEFNTGFPIKRKSGDGDWVDRCTSLTNTFIDNEITWPGGNQTQQISYKVRGLNGTILSAAYSNIESILIDPELQKKAVGGSPVVFTLNQNYPNPFGEATHSGNPTTFISYYLPIEGFVTINLYDFLGRKIKTLVNEFKLQGKYQIEFEASNLTSGVYFYKINVGDFYDIKKMIVIR